From Vibrio tritonius, the proteins below share one genomic window:
- the glgC gene encoding glucose-1-phosphate adenylyltransferase: MQDTLTVVLAGGVGSRLSPLTDDRAKPAVPFGGKYRIIDFTLTNCLHSGLRRILVLTQYKSHSLQKHLRDGWSIFNPELNEYITAVPPQMRKGGKWYEGTADALFHNIWLLNRSEAKYVVVLSGDHIYRMDYAAMLEEHIAKKAGLTVACMDVPRAEACSFGVMATDESNRIVSFIEKPLDPPSIPNQPDRSLVSMGIYIFDMDVLQQALQKDSDIESSSHDFGKDIIPDLIPNHNVYAYRFGEKGRVNRDCYWRDVGTIDSFYAANMDLLEPIPPMDLYQQDWAIRTYEPQYPPARTVSSATGNEGIFIDSIIAGGVINSGGSVQHSIISCNVRINDGATVLDSILFDDVNVGPNCQLRNCIIDKHVNIPANTTIGLDKAQDAKRFYISEQGIVVVPESYQFK; this comes from the coding sequence ATGCAAGATACCCTAACTGTTGTATTAGCCGGTGGTGTCGGCTCCCGACTGTCGCCTCTCACGGATGATCGCGCCAAACCCGCGGTTCCATTCGGTGGTAAATATAGAATCATAGATTTTACATTGACCAACTGCCTACATTCCGGCCTGCGACGCATATTGGTCCTAACCCAATATAAATCCCATTCATTACAAAAACATCTGCGTGATGGGTGGTCAATTTTCAATCCCGAACTCAATGAGTACATTACTGCAGTTCCCCCACAGATGCGCAAAGGTGGCAAATGGTATGAAGGGACTGCCGATGCTCTATTCCATAATATATGGCTGTTAAACCGCAGTGAGGCAAAATACGTCGTCGTATTATCTGGGGATCATATTTATCGTATGGATTATGCGGCCATGTTAGAAGAGCACATAGCTAAAAAGGCAGGGCTAACAGTCGCTTGCATGGATGTGCCCCGTGCTGAAGCCTGTTCATTTGGCGTAATGGCAACCGATGAATCTAATCGTATCGTCTCCTTTATCGAAAAACCACTTGACCCACCGTCAATCCCAAATCAACCGGATCGCAGTTTGGTATCCATGGGTATTTACATTTTCGATATGGATGTACTGCAACAAGCCCTGCAAAAAGACTCAGATATAGAGAGTTCAAGCCACGATTTTGGCAAAGACATCATTCCAGACTTGATTCCCAACCATAATGTCTATGCCTACCGCTTTGGTGAAAAGGGTCGCGTCAACCGCGATTGCTACTGGCGTGATGTGGGCACCATTGATTCATTTTACGCCGCAAATATGGATTTACTTGAACCCATCCCACCAATGGACTTGTACCAACAAGATTGGGCGATTCGCACTTACGAACCCCAATATCCACCAGCAAGAACCGTCTCTTCAGCCACCGGTAATGAAGGGATATTTATCGATTCTATTATCGCAGGTGGAGTGATCAACTCTGGTGGTTCGGTTCAGCACAGCATCATTTCATGTAACGTACGTATTAATGATGGCGCAACAGTACTCGACAGCATTTTATTTGATGATGTGAATGTCGGTCCTAACTGCCAATTACGCAACTGCATCATTGACAAGCACGTCAACATTCCCGCAAATACCACCATTGGTTTAGACAAAGCGCAAGACGCTAAACGTTTCTATATTTCAGAGCAAGGCATTGTCGTCGTGCCAGAGAGCTATCAATTTAAGTGA
- a CDS encoding AraC family transcriptional regulator, whose amino-acid sequence MSDLVELMTRYVEQQKLHNLEGIVDTVIPGIRFFRSTKTQPKKPFIYESGTFILGQGYKKITVGNGKQVTYGPNDYLVAGVPIPLECESFGSEQEPILGLSVHFDHALLMRQVALLEQHGRAAPSKRKDCCGVKSVAMSDVMVCTCERIMLALLDPTEAHVLAEGLIAELLYRVLTDSEGHLLFDLASYEGNYARVAKSLAKVHRDYSQNLTVLDLAQEANMSVSAFHQAFRDVTMESPLQYVKKVRLNKARELIQVEGMRVNEAARQVGYASASQFNREFKRLFNETPKGQKVELDSTY is encoded by the coding sequence ATGAGTGACTTGGTTGAACTGATGACACGTTATGTTGAGCAACAAAAGTTGCACAATTTGGAGGGTATTGTCGATACGGTCATTCCAGGAATTCGGTTTTTTCGCAGCACAAAAACTCAGCCTAAAAAGCCATTCATATATGAATCAGGCACTTTTATTCTGGGGCAAGGGTATAAAAAGATCACTGTTGGAAATGGTAAACAAGTGACTTACGGTCCAAATGACTATTTGGTGGCTGGTGTCCCCATTCCCCTTGAGTGCGAATCGTTTGGTTCAGAGCAAGAGCCAATTTTAGGGTTGAGTGTTCATTTTGATCATGCTCTGCTAATGCGGCAAGTCGCTTTGCTCGAACAGCATGGCAGGGCTGCTCCCTCTAAACGCAAAGATTGCTGTGGCGTGAAATCAGTGGCGATGAGTGATGTTATGGTTTGTACCTGTGAGCGAATCATGCTGGCACTATTGGATCCAACCGAAGCGCACGTATTAGCCGAGGGGTTAATCGCGGAACTGTTATACCGTGTATTGACTGACAGTGAAGGGCATTTGCTATTTGATCTGGCCTCTTATGAAGGCAATTATGCTCGTGTGGCAAAATCACTCGCTAAGGTTCATCGGGATTATTCTCAGAATTTAACGGTACTCGATTTGGCGCAGGAAGCGAACATGAGTGTTTCGGCTTTTCATCAAGCTTTTCGTGATGTCACCATGGAATCGCCGTTGCAATATGTGAAAAAAGTAAGGTTAAACAAAGCCCGTGAACTGATTCAGGTGGAAGGTATGCGAGTGAATGAAGCCGCCCGGCAAGTAGGTTACGCTAGCGCATCACAGTTTAATCGCGAATTTAAGCGTCTGTTTAATGAAACGCCGAAGGGGCAAAAAGTGGAGTTGGATTCAACCTACTAA